A region from the Saccharomonospora azurea NA-128 genome encodes:
- a CDS encoding SRPBCC family protein, which produces MPGHTENQIIVRAPMDLVWSRTNDVADWPNLFTEYAAAEVLEDTGDRVLFRLTMHPDEQGRVWSWVSERELDPATRTVVARRVETGPFEYMRIRWTYHEVDDGVLMRWTQDFAMKPEAPVDDAGMTERINTNTPIQMNAIKRVLEAEAAALPAAGTGTRAEESS; this is translated from the coding sequence ATGCCAGGACACACGGAGAACCAGATCATCGTCCGGGCGCCGATGGATCTGGTCTGGTCCAGAACGAACGACGTCGCCGACTGGCCGAACCTGTTCACGGAGTACGCCGCGGCCGAGGTGCTGGAGGACACCGGCGATCGGGTGCTCTTCCGCCTGACCATGCACCCCGACGAGCAGGGCAGGGTCTGGTCGTGGGTGTCCGAACGGGAGCTCGATCCCGCGACCCGCACGGTGGTGGCCCGCCGCGTCGAGACGGGGCCGTTCGAGTACATGCGGATCCGCTGGACCTACCACGAGGTCGACGACGGCGTGCTGATGCGCTGGACCCAGGACTTCGCCATGAAACCCGAGGCGCCCGTCGACGACGCCGGCATGACGGAGCGCATCAACACCAACACCCCGATCCAGATGAACGCGATCAAACGGGTGCTGGAGGCGGAGGCCGCCGCGTTGCCCGCGGCGGGGACCGGCACGCGCGCGGAGGAGTCGTCATGA
- a CDS encoding acyl carrier protein: MSGSDFTMDELCELLSSSSGVRIDPAELGAATTFDDLGLDSLALLGVITAIERNRGVALPAEAQEIRSVQEFLSTLNDTLGKAA; this comes from the coding sequence ATGAGTGGTTCGGACTTCACGATGGATGAACTCTGCGAGCTGTTGTCGTCGAGCAGCGGCGTGCGCATCGACCCCGCCGAGCTCGGCGCGGCGACGACGTTCGACGACCTCGGGCTCGACTCGCTGGCCCTGCTGGGCGTGATCACCGCGATCGAGCGTAACCGAGGTGTGGCACTGCCCGCGGAGGCTCAGGAGATCCGGTCGGTGCAGGAGTTCCTCAGCACGCTCAACGACACCCTGGGAAAGGCGGCTTGA
- a CDS encoding MarR family winged helix-turn-helix transcriptional regulator, whose translation MDRDRVAEPPYGRCTPVQERGGNCLTETALYWIVIAARQRRTELARDLAALGMYSGQEQVLLQPWDDRGFTQSELAERVQAAPATITRMLQRMERAGFVHRERRPGRRGSRVFLTERGWAARSTVEELWLRAEERLVANLSGSEYALLRMLLTKTGD comes from the coding sequence GTGGATCGGGATAGGGTCGCGGAGCCGCCCTACGGCCGGTGCACTCCGGTGCAGGAGCGCGGTGGCAACTGCCTCACCGAGACCGCGCTGTACTGGATCGTGATCGCGGCTCGGCAGCGCCGGACGGAGCTGGCGCGCGATCTCGCCGCTCTCGGGATGTACAGCGGTCAGGAACAGGTGTTGCTGCAGCCGTGGGACGATCGCGGCTTCACGCAGTCGGAGCTGGCCGAGCGCGTGCAGGCGGCGCCCGCGACGATCACCCGGATGCTGCAACGGATGGAGCGTGCCGGTTTCGTGCACCGGGAGCGTCGACCGGGGCGGCGGGGAAGCCGTGTGTTCCTCACCGAACGCGGCTGGGCGGCGCGGTCGACGGTGGAGGAGCTCTGGTTGCGGGCGGAGGAGCGGCTCGTGGCGAATCTCAGCGGCTCCGAGTACGCGCTCCTGCGAATGTTGCTCACGAAGACGGGTGATTGA
- a CDS encoding TetR/AcrR family transcriptional regulator, giving the protein MNPMSSARSTPTDRESASEVAKAAEVVEVVEVVEAVEVVEPVHRRTPGRPRSERASRAIIRAALELLQEGVSVDALSVEAVAARAGVSKATLYRRWPNKEAVLLEALESLVEPQSRVEGGDVRQDVTMVVEELCRWVAESRSARLLPRLMSAPTLYGHYVRLVVDPRIAAVREVLAGGVRRGALADHSDVDTLSTALVGAVLSRVVLGDAAPEAPPGERAARIVDHVLAGHLIEDGASDGRD; this is encoded by the coding sequence ATGAACCCGATGTCGTCCGCGCGGTCCACGCCGACCGACCGTGAGTCGGCGTCCGAGGTCGCGAAGGCTGCCGAGGTCGTCGAGGTCGTCGAGGTCGTCGAGGCTGTCGAGGTTGTCGAGCCCGTCCACCGGCGCACCCCCGGGCGGCCACGCAGCGAGCGGGCCAGTCGCGCCATCATCCGGGCGGCTCTGGAACTGCTGCAGGAGGGCGTGTCCGTGGACGCGCTCTCGGTGGAGGCGGTCGCGGCACGGGCCGGTGTCAGCAAGGCGACGCTCTACCGCCGCTGGCCCAACAAGGAAGCGGTCCTGCTGGAGGCGCTCGAATCGCTGGTCGAGCCGCAGTCGCGGGTGGAGGGCGGCGACGTGCGCCAGGACGTGACCATGGTGGTGGAGGAGCTCTGCCGGTGGGTCGCGGAGTCGCGGTCGGCGCGGTTGTTGCCGCGGTTGATGAGTGCGCCGACGTTGTACGGCCACTATGTGCGGCTGGTCGTCGACCCGCGCATCGCGGCCGTCCGGGAGGTGCTGGCCGGCGGTGTCCGCCGCGGGGCGCTCGCGGACCACAGTGACGTGGACACGTTGTCGACGGCGCTCGTCGGGGCGGTGCTGTCGCGTGTGGTGCTGGGTGACGCGGCGCCGGAGGCGCCGCCCGGCGAGCGCGCGGCCCGGATCGTCGATCACGTTCTCGCCGGACACCTCATCGAGGACGGCGCATCGGATGGCCGGGACTGA
- a CDS encoding SchA/CurD-like domain-containing protein, whose amino-acid sequence MERHALTFPVRPGSVDAVRRVLSEYPRPQTHIGNGCRLLATSVFLWENHVVRVIDVEGPLPVVMRHLANDPAIRETEEKLNPLLVRPRDFSDPESVGWFFRRAMMTRVVHQEASPTPRMPRGKRTRVALRYPVRPGRGEAAARIFAWGQSLPLGAALRTGLAGTTVFRHGDFVVRVLDVEGDADEAIERLGPTVIGGPTAAALTELLEPGCNLATAAGRAKFLAEARLTLVTHREADGTARGTDLGADFPSSS is encoded by the coding sequence ATGGAACGACATGCCCTGACCTTCCCGGTGCGGCCGGGAAGCGTGGACGCGGTGCGCCGCGTGCTCTCGGAGTACCCCCGCCCGCAGACCCACATCGGCAACGGGTGCCGGCTGCTCGCGACCTCGGTGTTCCTGTGGGAGAACCACGTCGTCCGGGTGATCGATGTGGAGGGTCCGCTCCCCGTGGTGATGCGGCACCTGGCCAACGATCCCGCGATCCGCGAGACCGAGGAGAAGCTCAACCCGCTGCTGGTGCGGCCCCGCGACTTCAGCGATCCGGAGTCGGTCGGCTGGTTCTTCCGCCGCGCGATGATGACGCGCGTCGTGCATCAGGAGGCGTCACCGACTCCGCGAATGCCCCGGGGGAAGCGGACCCGCGTGGCGTTGCGCTACCCCGTTCGTCCGGGCCGGGGCGAGGCGGCGGCGCGGATCTTCGCGTGGGGCCAGTCCCTGCCGCTGGGAGCCGCTCTGCGCACGGGGCTGGCGGGGACGACGGTGTTCCGGCACGGCGACTTCGTCGTGCGGGTCCTCGACGTCGAGGGCGATGCCGACGAGGCGATCGAGCGACTCGGCCCCACTGTCATCGGCGGGCCCACCGCCGCAGCGTTGACCGAGCTGCTCGAGCCGGGGTGCAACCTCGCCACGGCCGCCGGTCGCGCGAAGTTTCTCGCCGAAGCACGCCTGACCCTCGTGACGCATCGCGAGGCCGACGGCACGGCGAGAGGCACCGATCTCGGTGCCGACTTTCCGTCGTCGAGTTGA
- a CDS encoding antibiotic biosynthesis monooxygenase family protein, with product MTEKAGYRVVFLLTLKPGMEKTFLDAYEAVRWAVASVPGHLGDQVCQSTDDPDAWLLTSQWRSAEDFLAWERTPEHRALAAPMLSAVSHRRSLRYVVHRETVRRASESPEPSESADPRSC from the coding sequence ATGACCGAGAAAGCCGGCTACCGCGTCGTCTTCCTGCTCACCCTGAAGCCGGGGATGGAGAAGACGTTCCTGGACGCCTACGAGGCCGTGCGCTGGGCCGTCGCGAGCGTCCCCGGCCATCTGGGCGACCAGGTCTGCCAGTCGACCGACGACCCCGACGCGTGGCTGCTCACCAGCCAGTGGCGCAGCGCGGAGGACTTCCTGGCCTGGGAGCGGACACCGGAACACCGAGCCCTCGCCGCGCCGATGCTGTCGGCCGTCTCCCACCGGCGCTCCCTGCGCTACGTGGTGCACCGAGAGACCGTTCGCCGGGCGTCCGAGTCGCCCGAGCCGAGCGAGTCGGCGGATCCCCGGTCGTGCTGA
- a CDS encoding NAD(P)H-dependent oxidoreductase — MTRVVIVSSGEGCGLESTVSAVRFGAVAAGADIRLRRVANTESPLDEVFEAMVWADGIVVIAASHGGAVAPPVRRLVDVAARRRERLRLPDKVVAARAVDHDGGHGAPLVPELYRGLLAWDCLLLPGSCVTTPAEDGDPSAAEALGRRLTRVARSLRAPHGPALRRAG, encoded by the coding sequence ATGACTCGCGTGGTGATTGTTTCTTCGGGTGAGGGATGTGGCCTTGAATCGACGGTGTCGGCGGTGCGTTTCGGGGCGGTCGCGGCGGGCGCTGACATCCGACTGCGTCGCGTGGCGAACACCGAGTCGCCGCTCGACGAGGTGTTCGAGGCAATGGTGTGGGCCGACGGAATCGTCGTGATCGCGGCGAGCCACGGCGGCGCGGTAGCGCCACCGGTCCGGCGTCTGGTCGACGTCGCGGCACGGCGACGCGAACGACTGCGGCTGCCGGACAAGGTCGTGGCCGCCCGCGCCGTCGACCACGACGGAGGCCACGGCGCGCCGCTCGTGCCGGAGCTCTACCGCGGTCTGCTCGCGTGGGACTGCCTGCTCCTGCCGGGCTCGTGCGTCACGACACCGGCCGAGGACGGCGACCCGAGCGCCGCGGAGGCACTCGGCCGCCGCCTCACCCGCGTCGCCCGGTCGTTGCGCGCTCCACACGGCCCCGCCCTGCGCCGTGCCGGGTGA
- a CDS encoding MarR family winged helix-turn-helix transcriptional regulator produces MLIVRHRTDGFLSRVTLVSRRLRSEAGRRLARHGVHAGQEFVLACLWDSDGLTPGEIATRVSVEAPTVTRAVRRMTDAGLVRVAGDEEDGRRVRVWLTHRGSALREVVPGVVDGLEADALALLSEAERGQLLDMLARVEKALDGPGSGSGSPNAEAHSD; encoded by the coding sequence ATGCTGATCGTGCGCCATCGGACGGACGGTTTCCTCTCCCGCGTGACCCTGGTGTCGCGGAGACTGCGCAGCGAGGCGGGACGACGTCTCGCTCGTCATGGTGTGCACGCCGGACAGGAGTTCGTCCTCGCGTGTCTCTGGGACAGTGACGGGCTGACGCCCGGGGAGATCGCGACCCGGGTCTCGGTCGAGGCTCCGACGGTGACCCGTGCCGTGCGGCGGATGACGGACGCGGGGCTGGTGCGGGTGGCCGGTGACGAGGAGGACGGTCGCCGAGTGCGGGTGTGGTTGACCCACCGGGGAAGTGCCCTGCGCGAGGTCGTCCCCGGCGTCGTCGACGGCCTGGAGGCCGACGCGCTGGCGCTGCTGTCGGAGGCCGAGCGGGGGCAGCTGCTCGACATGTTGGCGCGGGTCGAGAAAGCCCTGGACGGCCCTGGCTCCGGCTCGGGCTCTCCGAACGCCGAGGCTCATTCCGATTAA
- a CDS encoding cupin domain-containing protein, with protein sequence MVDAVETSVEAGPVPVHERPTDRPLVRVHESEIPADRRRGAEIRTLLSPRNAASVSGFLGVARLQPGESIAEHYHPYSEEFLYVADGEVTVDLDGEPWHVGTGSALLVPPGTRHRLRNEGGEPARVVFQLGPLAPRPELGHVDTESAASPQPDLGGGR encoded by the coding sequence ATGGTGGACGCGGTCGAGACCTCCGTCGAGGCGGGGCCCGTTCCAGTGCACGAACGCCCGACCGACCGCCCTCTGGTCCGCGTGCACGAATCGGAGATCCCCGCCGACCGCCGCCGCGGCGCTGAGATCCGCACGCTGCTGAGTCCGCGCAACGCGGCGTCGGTGTCGGGTTTCCTCGGCGTGGCGCGGTTGCAACCGGGCGAGAGCATCGCCGAGCACTACCACCCCTACTCGGAGGAGTTCCTCTACGTCGCCGACGGCGAGGTGACCGTGGACCTCGACGGGGAGCCGTGGCACGTGGGCACCGGTTCCGCGCTGCTCGTCCCACCGGGCACCCGGCACCGGCTGCGCAACGAGGGCGGGGAACCGGCGCGGGTCGTGTTCCAGCTCGGCCCGCTCGCACCCCGGCCCGAGCTCGGGCACGTGGACACCGAGAGCGCGGCGTCACCGCAACCGGATCTGGGAGGTGGCAGATGA
- a CDS encoding beta-ketoacyl-[acyl-carrier-protein] synthase family protein has protein sequence MTRRVAVTGLGVVAPGGIGVKAFWDLLTSGTTATRGITLFDPQGFRSRIAAECDFDPVTEGLSSADIARLDRHVQFALVAAREAVDDSGLELGPLNPWRVGVSMGTAVGSTIRLEEGYVQVSGGGADWLVDPSRADPHLYHALVPSTLAAEIADAHGARGAVRTISTGCTSGLDAVGYGAMVIEEGAADVVIAGASDAPISPITVACFDAIKATSTRNDEPERASRPFDALRDGFVLGEGAAVLVLEDLERARSRGARVYCEVSGFATFGNAHHMTGLTTEGIEMARAITTALRSAKAAPDEVGYVNAHGSSTKQNDRHETAAVKRSLGDHAYRTPMSSIKSMIGHSLGAIGSLELVACVLALDTSVVPPTANYEHRDPECDLDYVPVEAREQGIDLVLSVGSGFGGFQSAVVLDTAGRRAR, from the coding sequence ATGACGCGCCGGGTCGCCGTCACCGGCCTCGGTGTCGTGGCCCCCGGTGGCATCGGCGTCAAGGCGTTCTGGGATCTGCTGACGTCCGGTACCACCGCGACCCGGGGCATCACGCTGTTCGACCCGCAGGGTTTCCGCTCGCGGATCGCTGCGGAGTGCGACTTCGACCCGGTCACCGAAGGGTTGAGCTCGGCGGACATCGCCCGCCTTGACCGGCACGTGCAGTTCGCGCTCGTGGCGGCGCGGGAGGCGGTGGACGACTCCGGGCTCGAACTCGGTCCGCTGAACCCGTGGCGGGTCGGGGTGAGCATGGGAACGGCGGTCGGGTCGACGATCCGGTTGGAGGAGGGCTACGTCCAGGTCTCCGGCGGGGGAGCCGACTGGCTCGTCGATCCGAGCCGGGCGGACCCGCACCTGTACCACGCGCTGGTGCCGAGCACGCTGGCCGCGGAGATCGCCGACGCGCACGGGGCCCGCGGCGCGGTGCGCACCATCTCCACCGGCTGCACGTCGGGGCTCGACGCCGTCGGGTACGGGGCGATGGTCATCGAGGAGGGCGCCGCGGACGTCGTGATCGCGGGAGCGTCGGACGCGCCGATCTCGCCGATCACGGTCGCCTGTTTCGACGCGATCAAGGCCACCAGTACCCGCAACGACGAACCGGAGCGGGCGAGCCGGCCGTTCGACGCCCTGCGCGACGGTTTCGTGCTCGGGGAGGGCGCGGCGGTGCTCGTGCTGGAGGACCTGGAGCGCGCCCGGAGCCGGGGTGCGCGGGTGTACTGCGAGGTCTCCGGGTTCGCCACCTTCGGCAACGCCCACCACATGACCGGGTTGACGACCGAGGGGATCGAGATGGCGAGGGCGATCACGACGGCCCTGCGGTCGGCGAAGGCGGCACCCGACGAGGTCGGGTACGTCAACGCGCACGGCTCCAGCACGAAGCAGAACGACCGCCACGAGACGGCGGCCGTCAAGCGGAGTCTGGGCGACCACGCGTACCGGACGCCGATGAGCTCCATCAAGTCGATGATCGGGCACTCGCTCGGCGCGATCGGCAGCCTCGAACTCGTCGCCTGCGTGCTGGCGCTCGACACGAGTGTCGTGCCGCCCACGGCGAACTACGAGCACCGCGATCCGGAGTGCGATCTGGACTACGTGCCCGTCGAGGCCCGGGAACAGGGCATCGACCTCGTGCTGAGCGTGGGCAGCGGCTTCGGCGGATTCCAGTCGGCCGTGGTGCTCGACACGGCGGGGCGGAGGGCGCGATGA
- a CDS encoding beta-ketoacyl synthase N-terminal-like domain-containing protein yields the protein MTEVVITGLGVVAPTGLDTDTFWRAALAGASGIRRISRFDSRRYPVRYAGEVANFDPTAVLDPRIVVQTDLWTQFVLEGTRQVLESASLDPRALDSFDVGVTTSASSGGNAFGQREIEALWAHGPRHVGPYQSIAWFYAASTGQISIGNAMRGPCAVVSSESAGGLDAVAHARRAVRQGCPVQVCGGTEAPVSPYALTCQLPSGLLSERDSPGAYRPFAHDASGYVPGEGGAVLLLEDAAHAQARDARPLAVVAGHAATFTGAQSTTDGDYWSRAGEALAAAIRLAIADAHVDPAEIDAVFADGMAVPAADRAEISAVREVLGPSFDRVPVTAVAAGLGRAYSAAGTFAVA from the coding sequence ATGACCGAGGTGGTGATCACCGGGCTCGGCGTGGTGGCGCCGACCGGGCTCGACACCGACACGTTCTGGCGGGCGGCCTTGGCCGGCGCGAGCGGCATCCGTCGCATCAGCCGGTTCGACTCGCGCCGCTACCCGGTGCGCTACGCGGGGGAGGTCGCGAACTTCGACCCGACCGCCGTGCTCGACCCGCGCATCGTGGTGCAGACGGACCTGTGGACGCAGTTCGTCCTCGAAGGAACCCGGCAGGTGCTGGAGTCGGCGTCGCTCGACCCCCGTGCCCTCGACAGTTTCGACGTCGGCGTCACCACGTCGGCGAGTTCGGGTGGCAACGCGTTCGGGCAGCGGGAGATCGAGGCGCTGTGGGCACACGGCCCGCGACACGTCGGTCCGTACCAGTCCATCGCGTGGTTCTACGCGGCGTCCACGGGACAGATCTCCATCGGCAACGCGATGCGGGGCCCGTGCGCGGTGGTGAGCAGCGAGTCCGCGGGCGGGTTGGACGCGGTGGCCCACGCCCGCCGGGCCGTCCGGCAGGGCTGTCCCGTGCAGGTCTGTGGTGGCACCGAGGCGCCGGTGAGTCCGTACGCGCTCACGTGCCAGCTGCCGTCGGGCCTGCTGAGCGAACGCGACTCCCCGGGGGCGTACCGCCCGTTCGCCCACGACGCCTCGGGATACGTGCCGGGCGAGGGGGGAGCGGTGCTGCTGCTGGAGGACGCCGCGCACGCCCAGGCCCGCGACGCGCGTCCGCTCGCCGTGGTGGCCGGGCACGCCGCGACCTTCACCGGCGCGCAGTCCACGACCGACGGCGACTACTGGAGCCGGGCGGGGGAAGCACTTGCCGCCGCCATCCGGCTCGCCATAGCCGACGCGCACGTCGACCCCGCCGAGATCGACGCGGTGTTCGCCGACGGCATGGCGGTGCCCGCAGCGGACCGCGCCGAGATCAGCGCGGTGCGGGAAGTGCTCGGCCCGTCGTTCGACCGAGTGCCGGTGACCGCCGTGGCGGCGGGGCTCGGCCGCGCGTACTCGGCGGCGGGGACGTTCGCCGTGGCCG